The sequence gactccaggatcacaccctgggccaaagggaggtgctcaacctctgagctacccaggcgtcctcaGATCCTTCCTCCTATTAGAAGGGGAGTGAACATTAGGAGTCTACGTCTGGGCTTTCTCACCCACCAGACACTCGTACTGGGCTGCGTTCTGACCAGACTTCAGTGTCTGCCAGGATCGGAGTCACTGCAGTGATCCATCAACAAAATTCACTGTCATTATATTCACACAATTAGATTTCGGAGAGCTGAAAATACGCAACATTTTTTAATGGCCCTGTCAATAAAATGgattatattttcagtttctactGAAACTGTGTGATTTGTatacatgtaatattttttaagctCAGCCTGCCCCTAGTCTGAGCGGACgaattatttatattcaatttctaatttatataatttGCACCTTTCTTGGCTTTGCTGTTTAGATACCATTCCTCCTAAGAACACTCACTTGAAGGGCATTTTAAACTGAGATATTTGCGAGGGACTATCTGATGCAGTGAAAAGAGCACAGAAACTGTGAAGACCAGAGATGTCATGTTGGCTCTGCcccttcctggctgtgtggccccacctggcacatagcaggcacaGGGGATCACTGGGGATGTTAACCAATGAGTGAGACTTGGGTTCTATGATGAAAGCCAATAATTTTATTCACCCAAAAGAAATTCACTTTGGGAGAAATTTCGAAGCATATCTGTTCCCGTAAAGAAAGGACTGCTCTCATACTGTTTTAGAGaaatgtggggcgcctgggtggctcagtcagttaagtgtctacctttggctcaggttatgattccagggtcctgggaaatgtacattaggctccttgctctgtagagagcctgcttctccctctgcctctgcctcttcctccatctctcatgaataaataaataagatctttaaaaaagagagaagtgaaaTTGCATTTCAGGAACACTGAGGCGTGTTGCTAAAGGTGATGATTTCAAACCTGTGCATTGCATCTGTGCTTTGAAGCGCCTGCATGGGCACGCATGCGTCCCAGAAACCTGATCTCTGTCCTCATGCTGTTGCACACATGCAGGAGCTGACAGGCAAACTGCCCGTTGAATATCCCTTGGATCCAGGGGAGGAACCACCCATTGTTCGAAGAAGAATTGGGACAGCCTTCAAGCTGGATGAACAGAAAATCCTGCCCAAAGGAGAGGTGTGTCCTGTGTGCTGTTGTTGGATTCTCTCACATTAGCCATATTTCTCCCATATGTTGGGGCTTCCAGGGTTTTCTGTAACAGTTGTCTTCATTCTACTCGATGCCAAACAccatttccctttcctccccaggATCCTCCCTTCTACCTTTTAAGTTGGCTGGTCAGCCAGCATGGGGCTCCCCTTGGTAGGATGCATTAGCTCGAGTTCGTAAGCATCTGGATTTCCATGGAAGTTGCTTGTCTAACACGATTGGCCTGTCACAAGGGGCTGCGTTAAGCTTGGGAGAACATCCCAACGACACTCCTGTGTACCTATCTTTTTAATGGCTTCCCAGCTCTCTGTTACTTAGAGCCCAGCATGACgtggaagaaaacagacaaaggagaaagaaaactcagGCCATGCCAGCAGGTGCAGGGATGCCGCAGGCTGGGGGAAAGACAGCAGGGCCTGCCCTCAGTGGCCTTCCCTTCACCTTGCTGCTAAAATTGCTGCCAGAGGAAGAGCGAGCTGCTGGGCCTTCCTGAGGTCATCTGTCTGCATTTGGAGGAGCCCCTGAAGCCTTGCTCATTTATCCTCTTTGACACTAAAtgttggtgggggatggggtggagacaggctccccacccccagccccctcacTGCCTCTGTTTCTCCTGGGAACGCACTTGGCTTCCCTGTCCACACAGCAGGCGGCCATCTGGACAGCCAGGCCCTCCGGCGGCCTGGTGCCTGTCTGGCTAGGGAGCGAGCCATGGTCCTGGGCTCCCACGCCAGGTCAGGTCGCGGGCCAGGGCTCTCTAAGCGCCGGGAACAGCTGCTCGTGGCAGTTAGGCCTCACAGACCAGCCTTTGTCCTTGGTGGCTTGTTTGTTTCCCGACCCCGGGCGGGAATCCATCTCcgtgtccttctccctctggagAACGAGTGCAGCCAGCGATCGAAGGACCTGGAAGGAGTTTATCATCTCCTAAGCAGTTCTGTGTAATCTCCAcgctgcccctcctcctgggcccctgtTCCCCTCAGGCCTGAGATGCTCAAACAGAAATGAATCCGGCCAAGAGTACTGCTCGGTGGAGGCTCCCGACCTGGGACGTGCTGCCCCGAGGCAAGCCTTTTCTTCGGGCCGTGAGCTGGGAAGATCTGTCCCTTCCCACCGACTTGGTGATGGGCTCCCACGTGGTTAGGTCCATTCCTGTCAGGTTTTGCATGGCTCTGGGTCCCCTAGGGTGAGGGTAGGTGTGGCCTCCCCTGCGGGCCTTGCTAGCCTCTGGGCTGGTGCTGGAACGGAGCCTCTGATGGAGCTGCAGAGAGGGGCAGCCTGCGGCCCACCCCGGTTCCTCTGCCCGTCCGGTTCCTCTACAGCCTCATTTCTCCCAGGACCAAAACTGTGCGAGGGCATGTTACCCATCTGCTCCTTTGGGCCGAAGTAAGGgtcagggctgcagggaggtgcCAAGGGGAGGACAGAGATGCCGTGAAGCAGATCCAGGAATGGGGGCCAGGCGCCTCCAACCCCCCCATCCATGCCTCGCAGCCCAGTGCTGCTGGGAACGGCAGGATGAGGATGGTGGGAGCTTGCAGAGAGGCTTCCAGAAGAGATCCTGGTGAGTGGGGTACGTCCCACCACAAAGGGCTCAAAATACAAGAGACAGAGGGCACGTGTGGGAGGGTGGGGTGTCACGCACGTGGGAGCTGCCTGCTGCCAAACCCACAGAAGCCTGCTCTGGAAGTGATGGTGCATCTTCTGCCCAAGATGGCAAGGAGACACCAACCAGAGGGGCTCTGATTTCCACGGGGGTTTGGTCTTCATGAACCTTGCTGTGGAGACCAAGGAGATGAAGCCAAGTGACCCTGCCTCCGGCCCGCAGCAGGGAGCTCTGTTTCTCCGTGATGCTGCTCATACAGTGACCAGCACTTGTCTCCTGAACATAACGGGCCAAGGGCCTTGAAAGTGGgagtgcccagggcctggccacCAGAGATTTGAGGGAAAGGGCCATTGCAGGGTCAGGCAGGGTCGGGGCTAGGTACTGGGAGTGCTGGGTTCCTAGTATGTGTGTCTCCCAAAGAGCAGGGCGTGCTCGCCTGGGGTCAGGGACAGAGATGGAGAGGACGGTGCCTCCCTTAGCATCCCCCTAAATGTAAGTCCCATCTCCCCGTCCCACAGGAAGCCGAGTTGGAACGCCTGGAAAGAGAGTTTGCCATTCAATCCCAGATTACAGAGGCTGCCCGCCGCCTGGCCAGTGACCCCAACGTCAGcaaaaaactgaagaaacaaaggaaaacctCTTATCTGAATGCACTGAAGAAGCTGCAGGAGATTGAAAATGCCATCAACGAGAACCGCATCAAGTCTGGGAAGAAACCCACGCAGAGGGCTTCCCTGATCATCGCTGGTCAGTGCTAAGCCCGCCCCCCCTCCCAGGGACagtaccccccccacacacaaggGGCCTTGGGGGCCAGCACCGGCCCCGGGAGCGAGTCCAAAGCTGGTGCCCTGCGGACCTGAGCAAGCTGCTTAGCTACCCTGGgcctgctttttatttattttttagtccGTAAAGTGAAGCTAATAAGGCCTGATACCAAATGAGAGCAGTAAGGGGTGCACAGGTCCACAAAGGGGGGTTTTACAGGTGGAACTGTCCTGATCCCTACTTACTGCCCCCTGGGAGAGCCTGCAGCCCTGAGCTCTAGGCTGCTTCTCCACCCTCAGCAGCACTTGGGCTGAGCTAAGGTGCCAGCTCAGCCAAGCTGGAGTTGTCCAGGCTCTGACCTCCCCAGGGACCTGATCACCCAGCATCTGGATGGCTGGGGTCCACGGCAAGCCGGCACTCCCACTGAGCCTCTGTCCTCAGACACACCAGTTCCCAGGGTACCTGTCCCAAATCTGAAGCCAGGGAGGACTGGGCCGCCCCACTCTGTCTAGACCCCTGAGCCAGGTCAGCAGGGGTTAGGAATTTGGGCGATTGTATTTAGTAAACACCTCTAAAAGGAAATAGCCCCGAATCCTCCAACAGCATCAAGTTCCCCAAACGGTTACAATCCTTTTTTCCTGTTTAGCAAACTCCTTAGAATGTATGTCAAGTATTCTTTCGTAGTTTATACATTTAAAACGCTTTTGCTCTAAGAAGGTCAAAAGTGGAATAGAAGTTACCAGGGGTTAGGAGAGGCGGAGTGGGAAGTTAGTATTTGAGGGGTACAGGTTCTgattggaaaaatggaaaagttgcAGAGACAGATGGCGGTGATGGCTGTGCAACATTGCAAATAATCCTTAATGCCACTGAACGGCTGTCAGTACGCCCAGTACGGCTGACagtggctaaaatggtaaatttatgttGTGTATACATTACCTCGATaatctatataattatataatacataaatacatatacaaaaaatataatacatataataaatacaaaatacatataatacataaaatataattgtgCCACCTTAAAACGTGGGCACGCTATACTAGAAGCCATGCTGTAGTGGAAACTCCAAGATGCTAAAGTTAAGGCTCTCTATCCCCTACATGCTCACAGTCCACCAAACCAGAGAGACCATTAAAAAATCCTTTCCCTCTAGGAAATTTGGAATAACTGTCTTTCCCCATCCTGCTCTTTTGTCCTTGGCCAAGACTTTGTCACTCTGTCGCCCACTTCCTAACAGAACTGCGGCCAGCCAACTCCTGTCTGCATGCTGCTCCTTTGGGACCTCCCTGTGGCCCCTCGAAGGCCGTTGGGGCGTCCTGGCTCTGCGAGAGCATTCCAACAGGGTCACCAGAGCCAAGTTTGGGAGAGGGGCCCCTCAGGGCCACACCTGTCCCTGGTCCCTCGTCCCTGGTCAGCCACAGAAGAGCCCGCCTCCCCAGCCCGCCCAGTGAGAGCTGTCCTGTGAACCCTGCCACCAGAGTCTGTGGTCCCATCCAGAtttgcagccttttttttttttaactactcaaGAATATACCTTCTTTATTCTGCTCCCtccttgaaagatttttttattttttattatttatttttttgaaagaatttttttaaagattttatttacttattcatgagagacacagagagaggcaggctacctatagggagcccaacatagaactcgatcccaggaccccaggatcacgacctgagccaaaggcagatactcaacgactgagccacccaggcgtccctaaaatgtCTCTGCCGCACTTGAATTAGAGGAATAACCCCAGTTCTTCTTAGTTCCTTAGTTCCTTGGCGTCTTATCTCTTGAGATAAAACTTGGAACTTCACGCCTGGCACCTTTTGCTCATTTTACCGGGAGAGCAGAGCAACTGCAGACAAACCACGCCACCCtagctgggcctcagtttccccagatATTAAAGGGGGAGGATTATTTTACTGACTCCCTCTTGGGTGTGTCCCCATGGTTCACcagtatctataaaaatcagctttgcagagagagaggctgtaCTTAGCAGGTTGTTTTCACGACGAATGACTGAAGAAGTTTATGGAGAGGACGTTTATTGCCATAAGAGCAAAGCCAAGTTCCTCACCTAGTTTCGCATGTAGAGAAAGAGCAGTTCAGTAGTTCCTTTGGTTCAGTGGGAACGTGCCCTGAGACTGGGCCAGGACGCTGATGGGCTGAACCGGGCCAGGCGGCCTTTATCCTGGCTTTCTAGCCCCTCAGCACTGTGGGGCCCTGTAAGACAAGGGTGTCGACGCAGACGCTGGGCCACAGCGCAGCATCAGGCCTCGGGGATGACCAGCGCCCCACCCCAGGGACCCCAGAGAAATGCCAAGCGGCTTGTTGACTGTATTTCATGCGTTCTTTCATCTCAGAAAGAGGAAGACGTGGGATGGTCCCAAACGCATGATCGTCACAGGCTGGACGGTGTCTGGGGGATGTGCTAATAAACTCATAGGCTTTTGCATTTTGCCTCCTCAGATGGAAACATTGCCAGTGAAGACAGTTCCCTCTCAGATGCACTCGTGCTAGAGGATGGTAGGTTGTCCGTTTCCTGACTCAGAACTCGGGCCCAGGCCGAACAGGGATTAAGGTGTGCGCAGTCGGGCCTGGCCTGGTGGCAAGGCAAGAGCAGGCCGAGGTGGGGGCCGGGTGCCCCGCGAGCCCCTTGCCCCAGACGTCAGCTTCTGTCTGTCCGAACCTGAGTGTTTCCAGTGGCCCACGGGGAGGGGCTGAGGTGACCGTCCGTGAGCGCTGGTGTGTGGTGTGGTTGCCACAACCACGTCTGTGACTAAACACCACACACGGTTTCCTTTAGAGTCTCCGTCGTTTCTGGAGGAAAGACGTGGACTCTGGTTGGATCACAAGTCAGAGATTGAAGCCTCCTAGGAAAGCCTGGGGGTGGCCGGAGGAACACCGGGCCTCCCCATCTTCCTGAGAAATAGCAAAGACCAAAGGGAAGGGTGTCCTTCTAGATTGCTGGTCAGGCCTTGAAATTGTCTATTTTCCATTGACCTCTGAAAACCCAGCAGTTATTGGGATATTTTCTTgggaaattctgagaaaaatagaATCGATCCCCCACACCTCTGCACCCGCCCCCAGGCCACCACCACCTCACACGGGGGTAGAAAGGATTCCAGACACAGGACCATCTCTGAGAACATTCCTGTGGGTTTAAGCCAAAACTTGGGAGGCCAGGACATTAATCACATGGAAATATATTAAGTGGCAGTTAATTTTTTTGCCCTTTGGGGAACCCTCGTGTGGGCAGTGCTAAGTGGCTGTTCAGACAGAAAACATAAACCAGTCTACCCAACCCAGAGTCTGGATGATCGTGGCAAAGCTAATAATAGGGGCTATTGATGTGGGGAGAGGCTGGCAGGGTATTTACCCAGCGGCCTTGGCCTTGCTCTTAGCAATCAGGTCATAACCATTGTTAGCTTCGTTacatgggtggggaggggagggagcatgGCTGCAGAATAGggagaggtggttttttttttttttttttttaagattttgtttattcatgagagatacagagagaggcagagacacaggcagagggagaagcaggctccccgcggggagcccgatgcgggactcgatcccaggaccccaggatcacgacctgagctgaaagcagatgctcaaccactgagccatccagccatccCCAGGAATTTTGACTATGGGAGATCCAGCCCCAGTTTGGGGCTCTGGGGATGGCGGTTTCTCCAAAGGCAGGAACTAGAATGATTTAGTGAGAAGAGAAGACCAAGAGGAGAGTTGGGGGAGGTGTATATTGTTGGCAGCGGAGAGGAGTCCTCCTTGGCCTTGAGTCCCCAGACCCCCACGCCCCCTGCAGGCTTGCCccttgttggggggggggggggctctttcCTTCACTGATTAccgtggggaggtggggggttggAATGGAGAATTAGGCCGAGAGAAGAATCCTGGTGGGAAACGGATCGGGGGCCAAGTGGAAGGTGGTTGGAGGTTTTGCGGTTTGCTTCTGTGAAGTATTTCACAAGGAAATACTTCACGCTCCCCCGTCCGCCTTCACAAGGAACCCTGAattgttcctccctccctccccctgccctctcctgctccctcacTCCCCGCCTGCCCACCACCGGGTTCTCCACACTGTGGACTTCCCCTAGCCCCTGCCAGGTGGCTGGGCCTCGGAAAGGATTTTCATCCTGACACGTCTGGGCTTCCGAAGTTTCAATGTCTTCTTAGGCCCTTCAGACCAAAGCCCCATTCCTCAGCATGAAGCGCCCCCCCATCAGCTGGGCTGCCCAGCTCATCTTGGGGGGCGCAGCAGGTCAGCCCCAGCACCCCGactctgttcctcctccccagcCACTGCCCCAGCTGGCCTGGGCTCTCCCCCGCGTCCCCTCCGCGCCCCCCACCGCTGAACTCCCCTCGGCACCCGGCGGGCTGGACTGTGGGTCCCGCAGGGAACAAGCTCCTTCCACTCAGTATGTGTAGCCTGGCTCCTTCCTGCAGGACCTAGGGCTGGTCCAGGGGGAATCTCGGGAGCACGACCCAATACAGGCGCGAGGAAAGAGCCATACCCGGGCCCCCCACAGATACTTCCGCTCCGCACGTCCACTTGGCTTCCCCTGTTCTAACAGCgtttgttgagcacctgctggggGCCGGCCGGCCTCCtaggaaatgaaggaaacagtCCTCGGGAGCTGCAGGTCCCCAGAGCACCTTAGGCGCTCCTGTCTCCGGAGAGACGCCGTGACAGTGTTACAGGGACCACGTTCTGCTCTTGGCTCCAGCTGTAGCTCCTCAGAAGGGAACCTTCTCTCCCCAGCGAGGGCCGCTCGAGGCGGGGGTTTGGTTCTGGTTCCACCTGTCGTGGCAAGCGGGGAAGCCGTGGCTTGCTCTGGcccaggccgggggcggggggcacctggCCCGGactgcaggggtgaggggtggggggacgggcAGGGCTGTCTGCGTCGGTGGGGGGGACCCTCGCTCAGTtcgtctctctccatctctgtgcaGAAGACTCTCAGGTCACCAGCACACTGTCCCCCTTACAGTCTCCTCACAAGGGACTCCCTCCTCGGCCACCGTCACACAACAGGCCCCCCCCTCCGCAGTCCCTGGAGGGGCTCCGGCAGATGCACTATCCCCGCAACGACTATGACAAGTCCCCCATAAAGCCCAAAATGTGGAGCGAGTCCTCCTTGGATGAGCCTTACGAGAAGGTCAAGAAACGTTCCTCCCACGGCCATTCCAGGTGAGCCGGGTCGGCGAGGGCCCCCGAGGTCACAGGACAAGCAAGCAGGGGTGGCCCACGGGAGGGCGCCCGGGCCCCGCTCACGGCCACCCCGAGGGCGCGGCCCCCCAGCCGCAGATGGGGCGTGGGGGCCCCCCCGGGAGCTGCTGTGCGATGACGCGGGAGTTAAGGAGGAAGCCTGGGCAGCGCCACCCCGAATGGCAAGGGACAGACCCCTCGTAGGAGCCCCGACGTGGCTCGGgaccctgcacccccccccccccccccaggttcgGGCCTGGCTGAGAGGGCGGCGGgtttctgcccatttctctgtttttctccttccctttcgcTACGCCCTGTCAAGCTCCCAGTGGCTGGCGGGGCAcgtaaatatttgttggctgCAAAACGGAAACCAACCGTGGTCAAGGGCAGGGGCTTCACAGGACGGTCCCACTGCCTGCTGGGGACAGGCTGATGAGGCTGTGGTCTCCCGCCACCCTGGGATCGGGCATGCCCCGCGCCCGGCTCCGGGGGTGACGCTGAGTAGCCCCGCAGGAACCCGAGGGAGAGGCGGGCTGTCCCCGGGGAAGAGGGCCGGTTTCGTCCGGCGGTGACCAGCCCGGTGTCCTCTGGTTTGCAGCAGCCACAAACGCTTTCCCAGCACGGGGAGCTGCGCCGAAGCCGGAGGGGGCAGCAGCTCCCTGCAGAACAGCCCCATCCGCAGCCTCCCGCACTGGAACTCCCAGTCCAGCATGCCGTCCACACCAGACCTGCGGGTCCGGAGTCCCCACTACGTTCATTCCACGAGGTGAGTCCCCCCACACCAGGCCGTTGGGCCACCTCCCTCCCTGGACCGGACGTCCAGGCCCCCGACTGGCCCAAAGGACTGGGGAGCTAGTGGGGTGGGTTCCCGTTAAATCGAAGCAGGATGGAAACCCCAGCCAGCAGCGGAAGCCCACGTTAGGTGAGACCTGTTCTTATCCTGGTGTCCGTGTCCGGTGAGCACCAAGAAACGCCTGGAGAACCCCCAGGCTTCTGGAGGCAGCGGGCACGGAGTGAGcttcccccccctcctttttttttagaattttatttatttatttttttaataatttttatgtttttttttaagattttatttatttattcatgagagacacagagagaaagagaggcagagacacaggcagagggagaagcaggctccatgcagggagccccatgtgggactcgatcccgggtctccaggatcacacctcaggctgcaggcggcgctaagccactgcgccactggggccaccctttttttttaaattttaaagatttgttggAAGTTTGtgtatttaagcaatctctacaccaaatgtggggcttgaactcacagagccagccaggcgccccccacAGAGGGAGCTTTCCTAACCAAGGCGAAGGCAGGCCGGGCCAGCCAGGTAGCAGGGAGGCCTCTGGAACCAGGAGATCTTCACTCTGTCGTCCTCATGTATCTTCCCACCGGTGCCTCAGTttatcctggattttttttttttaatttttatttatttatgatagtcacacagagagagagagaggcagagacacaggcagagggagaagcaggctccatgcaccaggagcccgatgtgggattcgatcctgggtctccaggatcgcgccctgggccaaaggcaggcgctaaaccgctgcgccacccagggatccctatcctggATTTTTTAATGCCTCAAGGTGTGAAACCATTGAAGGGCAAAAGGAACAGGCAAAAGTGAGGCTGTGAATCACACCTTCATTTTCTGAAAAGAGCCCACACCAAAGCTGTCATTCTGTTTTATCAAAAACTGTGATTGCACAGGACTGGCTCAAAGCATGGATTTATATAGGATAAGATTGGGTTCTGCAGGCAAGGCTGTCCCCTTCACCCTTTCATGCAACACATACTTATCAAGTGCTCTGAGGTGCCAGGTACCACCGGCGAGGCTAGAGCAGTGGACAAAGCTGTCAGCCGAGTGTTTTGGTGGAGGGAGTCATGAGAAAGAACAATATATGTCAAGTGATAATaagtacagaggaaaaaaaataaaaatgaacagggCAGGGGCCACACTGTGGAAAGACAGACTCTGTTAGGTGGAAGCATCAgggacatttgagcagagaccagAATGGATGGGGTGGCAAGTTCGGAGGCTGTTATCAGGCAACAGCAGGATCAGAGAGCGTCAGAGGCAGGCGTGCACTTGGCCTATtcccaggaggccaggaggaggtaggaccagggaggaaactgaggcccgagTCCTGGGGTGCCCCTGTCTGTGGACTCTGTTCTACCATGAGTGACAGCAGGAACTCCCCTCCTCCGGGCCTTGGCCAGGGGGGCTGCCCTGACTTTCACGGGTGTCTAAgcactgtccccaccccccaccatgaCCCAGGTGGATGTTTGGAGTGGGGACTGGTGGGGGGGATTATAGAGAAGCAGGGGGCTGTTAAGTAGTTGCATCAGTCATTGTGAAGTACTCGTGTTCTAGCCGCCTTCCTTTTTAGAGTTTCAGGGGAATGGAAATCCATTTTATGTGAGTTTCATAATAGTATTTGGTGAATGCTGTGAAGTGCCCTCTGCGGGACTGTTTTTTATGatctacaaaaaaaaagggggggggggcatttcaCCTGATTTGAGACAATACCAGAGTAGGATTCTTGTGGTTCTCCAGAATCCCTTTCCAGCATTAAAAAACAGGCCAGGCTACTggtgtctggttttttttttttattatttttttttttattttttatttatgatactcacacacacacacacacacagagaggcagagacataggcagagggagaagcaggctccatgcaccgggagcctgatgtgggattcgatcccgggtctccaggatcgcgccctgggccaaaggcaggcgccaaaccgctgcgccacccagggatccctttttttgaagatttttatcaattcatgagagacccagagaggcagagacccaggcagagggagaagcgggctccccgcggggatcccaggaccccgggatcacagcctgagcccaaggcggatgCGCCATCGCCGAGCCCCCCGGGGCCCTACTGGCGCGCGTTTTCGGGGACACCCTTCGGTGGGTGCGGTGTTGTGTCGGGCCCCCGGTCGCGGCCAGgcggacccccccgcccccccgccccccgtgttCTGGTGGCGACAGCAGGCCGCACGCGGGCTCCCGGGCAGCGCCGCCCCTCCGGGTCTCCGGGTCtcggggcccccggggcccccccacccacgcgccgcgccgcgccgtcTCCCCGCAGGTCGGTGGACCTCAGCCCCACGCGGCTGCACAGCCTCGCCCTGCACTTTAGGCACCGGAGCTCCAGCTTGGAGTCCCAGGGCAAGCTCCTGGGCTCGGAGAACGACACGGGGAGCCCCGACTTCTACACCCCACGGACTCGCAGCAGCAACGGCTCGGACCCCATGGACGACTGCTCGTCCTGCACCAGCCACTCGAGCTCCGAGCACTACTACCCGGCGCAGATGAACGCCAACTACTCCACGCTGGCCGAGGACTCGCCGTCCAAGGCGCGCgcgcggcagcggcagcggcagcgggcggcgggcgcgctgGGGGCGGCGAACTCGGGCAGCATGCCCAACCTGGCGgcgcgcggcgcgggcggcggcgtgTACCTGCACAGCCAGAGCCAGCCCAGCTCGCAGTACCGCATCAAGGAGTACCCGCTGTACGTGGAGGGCGGCGCCACGCCCGTGGTGGTGCGCAGCCTGGAGAGCGACCAGGAGGGCCACTACAGCGTCAAGGCGCAGTTCAAGACGTCCAGCTCCTACACGGCGGGCGGCCTGTTCAGGGAGAGCTGGCGCGGCGGCGACGAGGGCGACCCGGGCCGCCTGACGCCGTCGCGCTCGCAGATCCTGCGGACTCCGTCGCTGGGCCGCGAGGCCGCGCACGACAAGGGCCGCGCCGCCGTGTCGGACGAGCTGCGCCAGTGGTACCAGCGCTCGGCCGCCGCGCACCGCGAGCACAGCCGCCTGTCGCACACCAGCTCCACGTCCTCGGACAGCGGCTCCCAGTACAG comes from Canis lupus familiaris isolate Mischka breed German Shepherd chromosome 2, alternate assembly UU_Cfam_GSD_1.0, whole genome shotgun sequence and encodes:
- the FRMD4A gene encoding FERM domain-containing protein 4A isoform X5 translates to MPRSQPGPRRTDCAWESETMAVQLVPDSALSLLMMTEGRRCQVHLLDDRKLELLVQPKLLAKELLDLVASHFNLKEKEYFGIAFTDETGHLNWLQLDRRVLEHDFPKKSGPVVLYFCVRFYIESISYLKDNATIELFFLNAKSCIYKELIDVDSEVVFELASYILQEAKGDFSSNEVVRSDLKKLPALPTQALKEHPSLAYCEDRVIEHYKKLNGQTRGQAIVNYMSIVESLPTYGVHYYAVKDKQGIPWWLGLSYKGIFQYDYHDKVKPRKIFQWRQLENLYFREKKFSVEVHDPRRASVTRRTFGHSGIAVHTWYACPALIKSIWAMAISQHQFYLDRKQSKSKIHAARSLSEIAIDLTETGTLKTSKLANMGSKGKIISGSSGSLLSSGSQESDSSQSAKKDMLAALKSRQEALEETLRQRLEELKKLCLREAELTGKLPVEYPLDPGEEPPIVRRRIGTAFKLDEQKILPKGEEAELERLEREFAIQSQITEAARRLASDPNVSKKLKKQRKTSYLNALKKLQEIENAINENRIKSGKKPTQRASLIIADGNIASEDSSLSDALVLEDEDSQVTSTLSPLQSPHKGLPPRPPSHNRPPPPQSLEGLRQMHYPRNDYDKSPIKPKMWSESSLDEPYEKVKKRSSHGHSSSHKRFPSTGSCAEAGGGSSSLQNSPIRSLPHWNSQSSMPSTPDLRVRSPHYVHSTRSVDLSPTRLHSLALHFRHRSSSLESQGKLLGSENDTGSPDFYTPRTRSSNGSDPMDDCSSCTSHSSSEHYYPAQMNANYSTLAEDSPSKARARQRQRQRAAGALGAANSGSMPNLAARGAGGGVYLHSQSQPSSQYRIKEYPLYVEGGATPVVVRSLESDQEGHYSVKAQFKTSSSYTAGGLFRESWRGGDEGDPGRLTPSRSQILRTPSLGREAAHDKGRAAVSDELRQWYQRSAAAHREHSRLSHTSSTSSDSGSQYSTSSQSTFVAHSRVTRMPQMCKATSAALPQSQRSSTPSSEIGATPPSSPHHILTWQTGSCTDSCFLDASLYPELADVQWYGQEKAKPGTLV
- the FRMD4A gene encoding FERM domain-containing protein 4A isoform X9; this translates as MEGLLSPMRTKMTEGRRCQVHLLDDRKLELLVQPKLLAKELLDLVASHFNLKEKEYFGIAFTDETGHLNWLQLDRRVLEHDFPKKSGPVVLYFCVRFYIESISYLKDNATIELFFLNAKSCIYKELIDVDSEVVFELASYILQEAKGDFSSNEVVRSDLKKLPALPTQALKEHPSLAYCEDRVIEHYKKLNGQTRGQAIVNYMSIVESLPTYGVHYYAVKDKQGIPWWLGLSYKGIFQYDYHDKVKPRKIFQWRQLENLYFREKKFSVEVHDPRRASVTRRTFGHSGIAVHTWYACPALIKSIWAMAISQHQFYLDRKQSKSKIHAARSLSEIAIDLTETGTLKTSKLANMGSKGKIISGSSGSLLSSGSQESDSSQSAKKDMLAALKSRQEALEETLRQRLEELKKLCLREAELTGKLPVEYPLDPGEEPPIVRRRIGTAFKLDEQKILPKGEEAELERLEREFAIQSQITEAARRLASDPNVSKKLKKQRKTSYLNALKKLQEIENAINENRIKSGKKPTQRASLIIADGNIASEDSSLSDALVLEDEDSQVTSTLSPLQSPHKGLPPRPPSHNRPPPPQSLEGLRQMHYPRNDYDKSPIKPKMWSESSLDEPYEKVKKRSSHGHSSSHKRFPSTGSCAEAGGGSSSLQNSPIRSLPHWNSQSSMPSTPDLRVRSPHYVHSTRSVDLSPTRLHSLALHFRHRSSSLESQGKLLGSENDTGSPDFYTPRTRSSNGSDPMDDCSSCTSHSSSEHYYPAQMNANYSTLAEDSPSKARARQRQRQRAAGALGAANSGSMPNLAARGAGGGVYLHSQSQPSSQYRIKEYPLYVEGGATPVVVRSLESDQEGHYSVKAQFKTSSSYTAGGLFRESWRGGDEGDPGRLTPSRSQILRTPSLGREAAHDKGRAAVSDELRQWYQRSAAAHREHSRLSHTSSTSSDSGSQYSTSSQSTFVAHSRVTRMPQMCKATSAALPQSQRSSTPSSEIGATPPSSPHHILTWQTGSCTDSCFLDASLYPELADVQWYGQEKAKPGTLV